The following are from one region of the Littorina saxatilis isolate snail1 linkage group LG4, US_GU_Lsax_2.0, whole genome shotgun sequence genome:
- the LOC138964812 gene encoding uncharacterized protein — protein MPDLKHTRHRSAAGIFIPGRSSPSQLSVSSCTSAQELEGADVPSPIPEAHPFDPSSEARPAAPTARREYSAADLPTMASLDFVSWLEDRLLGEDASPNHPPPAPSLDDPGGTAASPNTDQVMDVMWCYAQQYSNPAVIFPCCAVLTTTKVIVERLSGLAEESTFPGIPELRPCVILPLGSIQHLVVGPCHAYLRLEEAFVGKGGLFTLFAVEKSALTHFADTLKDCCMQLDVTSPLDVLDLSHQSDLLTEVCRREEICGLPSDRLAFVELVKMKERGEVKSCLLVLSENLVYCLDLACVYWPPATFESAHEGTIHLKVLREFSIMEHIADLALHAADHSDNSSSGQGKVDFTPTSITMQVKSVVSENSQRELVLLFSLCSSRDTFLDRLTNLRAEHAHRMSPSVREAPEGGNESQDVADSSLQTCESERLSAAPAVVYNGVEQSQKHSRPVPPKVSITQYPGTSLPSSFDWKGYYFNTTGPINTSHSAHDFSSLSREGGREGDAKTEVVVRVEAEVNNKDYLTDIQSSGEVEEAAPTPFEMEMREAVRTYDLLHPMPARLRPISLMSGREVVAFFCSKIAGSLSSCSSPSELSKKVAATCLGSEELRHVMWTMVVPYTDPTKEVVTLVMLSTRAVYLVSDSSTVTSAPNARPSWMTHNRHKSDSAVSWHSKSPSSRGSGSGRGSQWSKVKAYAVLVLGDLLQVSMGLFDQFLRLTGPDAHTVHTLATRDSRLTAGFVEKLKTSLTLMVSSPSPHGDKTQQDIEQDFYHAFAKRTNSTVEGLVYTHPSQVTFLYPGDDAIDDILFLIKAKVQAAATQVESSTPGKLPAAAEQKEAMWLYILAYQLLPPFTESIGAVPPERIQQRSVIVTSHHLCLVLEDVVTYPLPDFVRGLPEQPQHDVLETRRLESLKRILLSPSNPHVLCLVFWDEPEELVVDTNMQHFGGAAGIGGTKGGREVVPEVVIKLYVHSQRDKDKLVQTLQKQWRELVPQVGRILDVVRE, from the exons ATGCCCGACTTGAAGCACACTCGTCACCGCTCTGCAGCTGGCATCTTCATTCCTGGCCGCAGTTCACCTAGTCAG cttTCTGTATCATCATGTACCAGCGCCCAAGAGCTTGAAGGGGCAGACGTGCCCAGCCCCATCCCTGAAGCTCACCCCTTTGATCCCTCGTCTGAAGCCAGGCCGGCTGCCCCCACTGCAAG GAGGGAGTACAGTGCAGCAGACCTGCCCACCATGGCCTCGCTGGACTTCGTGTCGTGGCTGGAGGACCGCCTGCTGGGCGAGGACGCCAGCCCCAACCACCCCCCTCCAGCCCCCTCGCTGGACGACCCGGGGGGCACTGCAGCGTCCCCCAACACTGACCAGGTGATGGACGTGATGTGGTGCTACGCTCAGCAGTACTCCAACCCCGCGGTCATCTTCCCCTGCTGTGCCGTCCTCACCACCACCAAGGTCATCGTGGAGCGACTGTCGGGGCTGGCCGAGGAGAGCACCTTTCCCGGCATCCCCGAGCTCCGGCCCTGTGTCATCCTGCCCTTGGGAAGCATCCAGCACTTGGTGGTGGGGCCGTGCCACGCTTATCTCCGCCTCGAAGAGGCCTTTGTGGGAAAAGGCGGCTTGTTCACGCTGTTTGCCGTGGAGAAGTCCGCTCTGACGCACTTTGCTGACACCCTGAAAGACTGCTGCATGCAGCTTGACGTGACTAGCCCCCTCGACGTCCTTGACCTTTCGCACCAGTCGGACCTCTTGACAGAGGTGTGTCGTCGCGAGGAGATCTGCGGCCTGCCCTCGGATCGCCTGGCGTTCGTTGAGCTGGTGAAGATGAAGGAGCGTGGGGAGGTTAAGTCATGCCTGCTGGTGCTGTCAGAGAATCTGGTGTACTGTTTGGACCTGGCCTGCGTCTACTGGCCGCCAGCGACGTTCGAGTCAGCCCACGAAGGGACCATCCACCTCAAGGTGCTGAGGGAGTTCTCCATCATGGAGCACATCGCGGACTTAGCCCTGCACGCCGCTGACCACTCGGACAACTCTAGCTCTGGGCAGGGGAAGGTGGACTTCACCCCCACCTCCATCACCATGCAGGTCAAGTCTGTGGTGTCGGAGAACAGCCAGAGAGAATTAGTGCTTCTTTTCAGTTTGTGCAGTTCCCGCGACACCTTCCTCGATCGCCTGACCAACCTTCGGGCCGAGCACGCCCACCGCATGTCGCCATCGGTGCGTGAAGCGCCCGAAGGAGGGAATGAGAGTCAGGACGTGGCCGACAGTAGTTTACAGACATGTGAGAGTGAACGCTTGTCAGCCGCACCTGCGGTGGTCTACAACGGCGTGGAACAGTCGCAGAAGCATTCCAGGCCCGTGCCGCCCAAAGTGTCCATTACGCAGTACCCAGGCACCTCCCTCCCCTCCAGCTTCGACTGGAAGGGGTACTACTTTAACACCACCGGCCCCATCAACACCTCCCACTCCGCCCACGACTTTTCATCCCTCTCcagagaggggggaagggagggggatGCGAAGACGGAGGTGGTGGTGAGAGTGGAAGCAGAGGTGAACAACAAAGACTATCTTACGGACATCCAGTCCAGCGGAGAGGTGGAGGAGGCAGCCCCCACCCCCTTCGAGATGGAGATGCGCGAGGCGGTTAGGACCTATGACCTGTTACACCCCATGCCCGCCAGGCTTCGGCCCATCTCGCTCATGAGCGGGCGGGAGGTGGTGGCTTTCTTCTGCAGTAAGATCGCCGGCTCTCTTTCCTCGTGCTCCTCCCCCAGCGAGCTGAGCAAGAAGGTCGCCGCGACATGCTTGGGCTCGGAAGAGCTACGCCATGTGATGTGGACGATGGTGGTGCCCTACACCGACCCCACCAAGGAGGTCGTGACCCTGGTCATGCTCAGCACCAGGGCCGTCTACCTCGTGTCCGACTCCTCCACCGTGACCTCCGCCCCCAACGCTCGCCCCTCCTGGATGACCCACAACCGCCACAAATCCGACTCAGCCGTCAGCTGGCACTCCAAGTCGCCGTCCTCGCGCGGGTCAGGGTCGGGGCGGGGAAGTCAGTGGAGCAAGGTCAAGGCCTACGCGGTCTTGGTGCTGGGCGACCTGCTGCAGGTGTCCATGGGGCTGTTTGACCAGTTCCTGCGACTGACCGGCCCGGATGCCCACACCGTCCACACGCTGGCCACCAGGGACTCCCGGCTGACCGCAGGGTTCGTGGAGAAGCTGAAGACCTCCCTGACCCTCATGGTGTCATCCCCCTCACCGCACGGCGACAAGACCCAGCAGGACATCGAGCAGGACTTCTATCACGCTTTCGCCAAGCGCACTAACTCCACGGTGGAGGGGCTGGTCTACACGCACCCCAGCCAGGTGACGTTCCTCTACCCCGGGGACGACGCCATCGATGACATCCTCTTCCTCATCAAAGCCAAGGTCCAGGCTGCAGCTACCCAGGTAGAGAGCAGTACCCCCGGCAAGCTTCCGGCCGCGGCAGAGCAGAAGGAGGCCATGTGGCTGTACATTCTAGCCTACCAGCTGCTGCCGCCGTTCACAGAAAGTATCGGGGCGGTGCCACCGGAACGCATCCAGCAGAGAAGCGTCATCGTCACGAGCCACCACCTGTGTCTGGTGCTGGAGGACGTGGTTACCTACCCCCTCCCGGACTTTGTCAGGGGGCTTCCCGAGCAGCCGCAGCACGACGTCCTGGAGACGCGACGCCTGGAGAGCCTGAAGCGAATCCTGCTGTCGCCTAGCAACCCACATGTGCTGTGCCTGGTGTTCTGGGACGAGCCCGAGGAGCTGGTGGTGGACACCAACATGCAGCACTTTGGGGGGGCGGCTGGCATCGGGGGAACCAAGGGAGGCAGGGAGGTGGTGCCGGAGGTGGTGATCAAACTCTACGTGCACAGTCAGCGGGACAAGGACAAGCTGGTACAGACTCTGCAGAAACAGTGGAGAGAGCTGGTGCCTCAGGTCGGGCGCATTCTGGATGTGGTACGTGAGTGA